A stretch of DNA from Juglans microcarpa x Juglans regia isolate MS1-56 chromosome 5D, Jm3101_v1.0, whole genome shotgun sequence:
CACCAATTGTGATGTGGTTCGCCTATGCTCCCATGTTTTCTTTTGGGGAATTACACTTTGCATCTCAAACCACCACTATTTTATAACATGCATCATAAACTGTCAAAAAACAGGTCAATCGTCAGTTGGTAATTAAGGGTATAACTTGAAAAAATGGTGGTAGTTTGTTTTGCACTCATGTTgactctcttttctcttttcctttctatttttcatttattttctctggCTAACCGTTTGAGAAATGAAATCTTGTTTGGCAGGTGGATCTAAGCCAGCGACTCTTGACACTGGTGCTGTTGTGAATGTTCCATTGTTTGTAAATATAGGTGATGAAATACTGGTGGATACAAGAACAGGTCAATACATGAGCCGTGCATAATCTCTACTCCTCAGAAGGTTTCCTGTCATCAGGCATATacatttagttttttcttttcttttcttttggttttatttcttACTATTCTGCGAGAGTTTTATACTTTCATTTGCGGCACTTAGCATGGTGAATGGCTATGAATGTTAAATTGAAATATCTTTTTGTCTTAGAAGAGAGATATTATTAGTAATTCAAATGGACTAGTATCTCTATATAGTAAAGTTTCAGGTAACATTTTGATTGGCCTTCTCGCCAGTGCATGGTATTTATATAATCTAACATTTTTGCAATCCTTCAATGGCTGGAAGTTGAGTAGATGCAGAGTATCTTCTAGCAGgtcttttcttttcatcatcttctgcATAAGTTCATAACCCTCTCAGGAGggtattcatcatcctctcatgCACTTCGAAATCATCTCCCGCCATCTCCTTACAAATTTTAGAGAGGAACTGaactcaaattcaaatttacaGATATCATCTACTCAAACCTCGGTaacattttgattttatttgtcTTATATCCtatcattttatattaaatcGTGTATTTGTATCATGAAGCTCTATGAGAAGAGGAGTTACACAGTTgtacaaatttgaaaattttataaattgagaaTTTAATATACGGTTTGATTTATCTTTAACCAAACCTTTGGAATATCGTATCTCACATGGTATTAGAGAATTCCACGTGCTCTTACTTTGTTGGTCTTATGGCCTCAACTGAATTCAAATTTGTTCTCAGGCTGTTACTCTCGTTCCATTGAATCATTCAGTACTTCCGCAATTTTCCTAATGAGTGTAGGAGGGGCCAACTGGAGTTGGCCTCCCTATCTAGGCATGACTACAGTAACACCTTACCCGTTGAGAACCGTACAAGTGTGGTCTATACGGTAGTCGGCAGGAAGCTGTAGGTATTTCTTGAAGTTGGGATTAAGCATAACTTAGACTCTAATCCTACTAAGGTGTTGGATTTGTGAAGCTTAGTTTGTCGGTGTGTTGGCCCGATTTGATGACTCGACTCGAAAAATATGCATTATggttttttggaaaattttttgaCATTGTTTGCGACTCGAGAAGCACCTAGTGAAAAGTTTACTTGATGTTCACGCGATAGGTGGCTCAAGTGAAGGTCAAACAAAGAGTTCATTCAACAGGTGGCTCGAGCGAAGGTCAGATAGAAAGTTCACTCGATAGGTAGCGCAAGTGAATTTCGgatagagagttcgctcaaggAGTAGTGTCAAGTGAATGAATTTGTGCACATACAACCAAATTCTCGCTTTTCATTACTTACCATAAATATCGTTACATAACCATTTGCTTGTGTATATCCAATATTATGTTATAAACTTTAATAgactttatttataatttacgtagccaaaacaaaaataagaaaaacttgTAAAATAAGTATAAATGTGAACCAGAATATAGCCGCTCAGATATATAGCTCTAGGCCCGGAGTGATCTGCTGAAAGCTTTCCATGACCGGGGACTTCTTGGATCTGGTACTTGGACCTCCCTCCTTCCACCACGACTCTTTCTACCAAGAATAGGCTTGAGAAACTTCTTCAGGACCTTGTGGAAAGCCGACCCACGACGCCCTCGTTGCGCCTGCCTCACCGGTGGTGGTGGAGTAGCCGGGCCCTGACCAaccagtggtgcatggaaccgAGTCACACTTGGCTCTGAAAAGCTCCTCCCCAGTATGGCTTGGTTCAGCTGCACCTCAAAAGACAGTCTTTCAAACCGGTCCAACAGCGTGCTCTGCTCATCTCCAAACTTCCTAAGAACTACTTCTATATGGTCCATTGCTTCCGATTTCTTCTGAGCCATTTTCACTGCCTCGAATGTCttcttttttcagttttggGTTGGAAACATGATTTGAGCTGAGTTTGAGAAGTCCAAGCTGGCGATAATTAAGGTACGAGATGAGGAGTCTCTATCCAAGCAAAGTATCAACATATGGCCACCACCTGCAACTGCAAGGAAATTGAAAAGACTGTCAAACTCAAAAGTGTGGTTCCTACTTCCCTAGTCACCCAATTTTCCCGCAAACTCAAAAATTGCAATAACAAAAGGGAAGACGGGTTTCACGGGTCATGGCAATGGGCCGGCAGGAAATAAATGCGCCTCCTTTGCATAATTAAATCATACAAATTAGAATTCCATTCCAACCCCAATGCTGCAGATCATTGTTGAAGCCGGAGCCATTAAACTTTAAAGAAGTGGTAAAGGGTTAAGATCAATGACACTTTATTCTTCTTTATTGTAGGAAATAGATTGTGTTgccttctcctctcttttttgaTGCTCTTGCTCTCCTTTAAGAGGGCTTATTTTGGACGAAAGTTGCATAGAGAAAGCATCAAGTTTTATTCGGCTTTTTTTGtcatgagctagctagcttgttatCCGATTATAGAATAATGGATGCCTTTCATTTACTTTTGGACAGAGGTTTAATGATAGTAAGCTGATTAAATTAAATGGATAGTAGCTTGGTGGTGTATTGAGTTCTGCTTAGAATACTACATCTTCTGTTCACGCATTACTAAGCCGCACACAAGATTTAATTtaagatttacatgaaaaaaaaaaaatcatatttttaataataaattttatttttttttttaaaaaatgagcgAGACTTATTcatcatataattaaatttaagattcGTTTAAACACATAGATGAGATATATAAAACGCCAGCGTGTCTTTTCTTCAACTCATCTACATATACGATCAGTGTTTGGCCTCAGTTTGTGAGTCCTGCTCATTGCCTTAGAATTATGGCTGAAAATCTAACATGAAAAAATGAGTTTTCCGTACTTTATATTATTATCTAAAGTTTTTagataaaaatcataaaaagagaaataacatgtcatttgttaataataataataatagtaaggtccggaccggaccggaccggagaCTTCCGTCTCTTGCAGGATCGGACTTTGATAGTCATAGCGTCAAACCCGTGCGAATTCCATCCTCTCAAGCATCAAAATCCAAAACCCTATTCATTTTCTGGTTCGATATTATCTCCCACGGAAACAAAACCCTAGAACCCGGATTCCCTTTGGCCCTTTTGGCTTATATGTTCACTGCACGAAAATTTCCCCTTCCGATGCGTGTTCTCTTTTAGCTTTTAGATACCTATCTTTATCTTGTTTTCTAAAAAGATTATCGGaaaaattcatttcctttccgtGATTAATTTTGGATTTAATTCTTGGGAGGTGGGGGGTTTGCCTGAGCCGAAGTGTTTTTCCTGATCCGGAAAAGCCGGTCGAAATTGTGTTGTAAATGGGCAAAAATGCGTTTCTGGcagtttttttcttgtttatgaTTGTTCCCGATGTTTGCGATGCTTCCTTACTCTCGAAGTTCAGAAAGCTGGTCGGTGCGGTGCCTAAGGATTCTAGCATCCCAGTAAGTAAATTCTGcatctttttttattgctttgttATTGGGGTTACAAACTTGCTTATAGTTAAGAAACGGGTTCTCTTTTTAAGAGTTCCCCGTCGCCGAGTCCAGTTCCTTCTAACAATAAATCGAGTACTAAGCCAGCCGATGGGTCAACGAACAACGAACCGGAGCCTCCGGTACCAAAAAAGTCAACCCAGGTGGATTCCATGGGTGGAACAACACAAAAGAAGAAGGATGAGCAGAAGACCAATGATTCGCTAGTGCCGAGCACTGACAAGTGTATAGAGCCGGTGGATGTGACATGCAACGACCGTGGGAGCATGACTGCCTGCATAAAAAACTATCAACGCGGTAAATCAATACATAGCTCTTTGTCATATAATCAATTGtgttgttttgaattttgattacAGAAAAAGCGTATTTGAACAGTGGCACTTTATTAGCATATATGTTATGTATTGAAACTGAAAATGCATTCTTGGATGTCATGTCGTTGCACAAAATACTAATACAGATTTGATTATGAATGTGTTATGAAGACTAGtactgttaaaaaaattattggttccACTAAAGATTTATATTAAAAGGCAGAATAGAATTTGCTTTAAATCGTATAGTTCAACTCAGCAATGCCCTAATCACCAGTACAACTGGCCGGAGCCtgttataaatttgtttttttctctatttcttccaATGATTCTTTCAAATATAGAGATTGACATGGGCTACAAGAGGCTCAAGAGAAAGCAAgtttaaaaattgaagaaatctgCAGAGGTTTGCCTACTTGATTTATGAAAGATAATGAGAATGGGTTACTAACAAAAGAAAGGTGCTACTTAGCCCTACATCAGTAGAAGTAAGTGACTGAGTTAGCCTAGCCTAGCCTAGCCTACTATTGTATTGTATAGTAGAGTATAGTAGAGTATAGTAGGTGAGCTGTTTAGTAAAAGGGAggggagattttttttttacttgtcaaaaaaaaaaaaaaaaaaagggaggggAGATTTTCTCCTTATCTGGGGGTTCACTTCATTCATTATGTACTAAAAAGTGTAAGGCTGATTAGTGAGGTCTTAAAACTTCATACAATGAATGATCAGCCATTCCATTTGTCTATAATTCATGGAAACCTTTTATAATTCCATTTGTCTTAGGGCGAAAATGGAAACCTTTTGTAACTTCATAGAATTAAGCCTATAAACCGTTCATCCAGCCTATAATTCCATTTGTCGccttttcaataaaattcatatttaccgataaaaaaaaaataattccattTGTCTGAGGGGAAAAAAGGTTTCCATGTCTATAATTTTGGGAGTTGTCATGTACAAAGACTTGTTGATCATTGGCTCTACATCATTTGTTAAAATGAAATCTTCTGCTACTGTATTTATTTGGCTACAGCTCAGTTAAAGAAATCTACTGCTCAGTTTTATGTGCTGTTTATTGATACTGCTGTATGTTGATTGATACTATTCCATCTCACATAATTGTTGTCGAGTTTAAATTTACTCCCTTTTACATGTGGCAGGGTCCAAAGAATTGCTTGTTCTAGTCCTCAATGGAGGGGGGAGTGCTTTGAAAGTGAATCTTACAGTGGAAAGCAATAGTACGATGCTGGATATACCCAAACACCATACTGAAAGGGTATGGATCATTACCTGACAGTCTTATTTTTCTGCTTTATTACGCTAGGAGCTAGGAGAACGTCAATATGCTCTCTGATCTTCTTGGAAATGTAATGGCAATCTTATCTTTATGCGTAAGATTGCTATTGAAAGGTCATATTGGGCTGTAGGCCTTATCCATTGGAAATATTTCTTCTCCTCTCCTTTccttgaaaattcaaaataatgcTTTTTTGCTCGAGGAATATACTTGTTCAGGTAATAATATATGGCTAGAAGAACCATATCCTCATATTTTGAGGGTTTTACCTTAATTTCTGTCTAAGATCTGGAGAAGGTAGATGGGGTCTGCGTTACATGGCTCCAGGGTTTAAACGGGTAAAAGACATGTTGCGTTTGCATGGTCTCCGGgatttctcatcttaaaaaagATCTGGCGAAGGGAGATGGAAAAGTCAGGATGAATAGGGAATAGTTTTCTTTGGCAATTTCTGGCTAagatttgagatgaaaaatccTTCTCTTGTTTGGCCAGCTGAGTTAATAATTCGACAATATTAACCTCAGGTTAAAAGGCTTGTGGAGTACAACTGAGGTCCATGGGCCATAGGAGGTAGGGCTATGGAAGAATATTaggagaggtttttttttttttttttttttttttttttttttttttttttttttttgtaccgAAAAGCCGGTAGCCACACAGTAGTGAccccgtcccaagtttattaaaaaaaaattctcacttATGGCgtaggaaaaccgtggttacaagcCAAGCATCTAGGAGAGCACTCctcccaaataccaaaaccaacacaaaacaaaacaaagatctAAATAGTAAAGCAAAAATTCTAAACAAGCCTATTTGACGAACACCGAAGGATAAATAATATTAGGAGAGGTTGGGGGAAGTTTTATAACCATATCAGATCTGAGGTGGGAGGTGGATCGGGtttaaattttggcatgatctgTTGTGTGGAGAAAGGATCCTTGTAGAAGTCTTACTGGAGGTGTATTAAGGGCTTGTTGGGGGTTGCATTAGGGGTCgtaaaaagtgcttaaatagCCTCAAAAACTccttaatgataaaattaagttgtttggtcgttacatattaaagtactttttaatatcAAAAAGGCTAAAAAGTACGTTTTAGGCTTTTCCTCAAACGTGCTTTTCAAATAATGCAGAACGTAGTTCCAATTTTAAAGAAGACTGTCAATGGATAAAAATATCCATATAACTTCAAGATAATTACAGTTTTGCCCTTTGATCTTATTATTGGTACAACATTAACTCAAATGaccttttatgtcatttttaccTCAAAAagcattttattatattgtttctaaacaaatataatatatttgaaagtattttaaatatatggttaccaaacaataaataactttttaatagtagagctTATTACTTAAGTTCTGCAACTAAAAGCCCTAAAGCTAAAAGTTTTATTACCCACCACAATCCCAACCATGCATTAAGAATTCTTCAGTGTCCGACAACTTGGAGATGTTGAGTAATGCCATTCAGTGGAATGTTAGCTTCATCAGAGCAGCGTAAGACTAGGAGGTTGATGTCTTTAGGGCGTTCTTTAATTTTCGATACTCCACTAGGTTGAGAAGAGGAGGCAGGGACAAGGCATTTTGAACTCTGTTCAAGCGAATACTTTTTAGTGTCCGTTCTTGAGGGGGTATGGATGGCTATTTTTCTGGGAGCAAACTGTAAttgattggtgttgcatgtatAGTGGGGAGTCCGTTGATCATCTATTGTTTCGTTGCGATATTGCCAGTGCTCTATGGAATGACTTCTTCAGGCAGGTTGGATTTGTTTGGGTCATGCCTAGAAGTATTGAGGAGTTTTTTATTCTTGAGAAGACTAGGTAGCAGCCACTAATACAGCAGCATGGAAAATGGTCCCTATTTGCCTCATTTGGTGTAGGTGGAACGGGAGAACTTTATCAAGAACTTCTTTATCAACACTCTATTCCTTTGGACCGtatctatagattttaatggactGAACTTGAATAAATTTTTAGTATCCTTTTCATCTTCTAGATTGGTGTCTCCCTTGTATATcccttgtgtacttggattgCGCCTTTcgcatttatcaataaagaaTTATTACTCACAGAAAGGCTTGTTATTGAATTCTAGATCTTGCTGCTATATGgccaatcctattttaattcaatttacgGGAAAATACATTTGACTTTTTGTGAGCAGCCTTGCCTCATTCATGGGCTTGTTTAATGTTTGTTTTGCAGACCAATATTTCGTTAACCGATGACAAAAGCTCCAAACTCATATTAAATGCTGGAAATGGTGTTTGTGAGCTTCCTGTGGGCCCTCCTGTAGGAGCAAACTTTTATGTGCGTCTCCCTTCATTTCACAAGCTGGTGACACCAGTCAATGGTGCATACTTCTTGATCCTTACAGTGCTTGTCTTTGGAGGGACATGGGCGTGCTGCAAGCTTAGGAAGAGGAGGCATCCCGGTGGAGTCCCATATCAAGAGCTTGAAATGGGTCTGCCGGAATCTGTTTCAGCTACAAATGTGGAAACAGCAGAAGGTTGGGATCAGGGTTGGGATGATGACTGGGATGAAAATAATGCAGTGAAGTCCCAAGGACTTGTAGGAAGCATTTCTGCAAATGGCCTTACTTCTAGATCTTCAAACAGAGATGGATGGGAAAATGACTGGAATGACTAGTTATTTTGACAGAAAATTGTGGCGGCGGAAAGAGAAATTTTTGCTAAAAGGTAGGAGAAGTAGCAGAGGATGTacgagaaattaaaaaaaataataaaaaatcaatgtaGAACAAATAGGATCATGAAAAAACGAGTACAAAACTTTCCCACGCTTGTGTTATTTTTGAATCAAAAGTCGGGCTTTCTTGATCCTTTCATGTTATGGTTGAGGTCtgtattgttttaggattttgaAGCACGGAAGGTAAAAAGTATTTACCTTCTTTCTGTACCTTATCTCTACTCatctttaattatatttttttggaaagaCTGAAGAGGTGGAGAATGGAGTTTAAGGGCATGTGCTTCCTATAATATAGATGAGATACCCTACCCGTAGCAAATGGCTGCTATGCCAAAGATGCAGTAGCTAGCTCCGTTGCAAGCCTTGTACAGTTAAGAGAAGacccgtttttttttttttttttgaagttgatCTGTCCACTCTTACAATATCATTCatgccttttattattattattattattattttggttagAAGCTCCTATGATTTGGTGTTACATCACACGGGATGTGTCCTAAAACTCATATTTAGTGTGTGCACTCATTGGATTCAAGATTCACACGATTTTGGAATCACAGCATTAATATTTTCGCATGTTATATgcttatcttattttcattctattaatATGTTATTATGACATTAAATCTAACTCTTGAATCAATTctgaatttttcaataaaagaaattcaaaagttAATGAACAATGCAACATTGGAATAAGATATGGatgtaatatataaacatatctTCTTCGATCATATGGTATAAAATGTTGTTCTTCTTCATCGTAACAGATGCCTTACCGGCGGTGTTTTCTTTTGCGGCTACTACA
This window harbors:
- the LOC121264837 gene encoding uncharacterized protein LOC121264837 — encoded protein: MAQKKSEAMDHIEVVLRKFGDEQSTLLDRFERLSFEVQLNQAILGRSFSEPSVTRFHAPLVGQGPATPPPPVRQAQRGRRGSAFHKVLKKFLKPILGRKSRGGRREVQVPDPRSPRSWKAFSRSLRA
- the LOC121264834 gene encoding uncharacterized protein LOC121264834 isoform X1; the encoded protein is MGKNAFLAVFFLFMIVPDVCDASLLSKFRKLVGAVPKDSSIPSSPSPSPVPSNNKSSTKPADGSTNNEPEPPVPKKSTQVDSMGGTTQKKKDEQKTNDSLVPSTDKCIEPVDVTCNDRGSMTACIKNYQRGSKELLVLVLNGGGSALKVNLTVESNSTMLDIPKHHTERTNISLTDDKSSKLILNAGNGVCELPVGPPVGANFYVRLPSFHKLVTPVNGAYFLILTVLVFGGTWACCKLRKRRHPGGVPYQELEMGLPESVSATNVETAEGWDQGWDDDWDENNAVKSQGLVGSISANGLTSRSSNRDGWENDWND
- the LOC121264834 gene encoding uncharacterized protein LOC121264834 isoform X2, translated to MGGTTQKKKDEQKTNDSLVPSTDKCIEPVDVTCNDRGSMTACIKNYQRGSKELLVLVLNGGGSALKVNLTVESNSTMLDIPKHHTERTNISLTDDKSSKLILNAGNGVCELPVGPPVGANFYVRLPSFHKLVTPVNGAYFLILTVLVFGGTWACCKLRKRRHPGGVPYQELEMGLPESVSATNVETAEGWDQGWDDDWDENNAVKSQGLVGSISANGLTSRSSNRDGWENDWND